The proteins below are encoded in one region of Candidatus Thiodiazotropha sp. LNASS1:
- a CDS encoding YdbL family protein produces MLKRFIGYPFMALGLVACVTINIYFPAAAAEEAARTIVRDVLGEEAKSDQQKSVPKEESKKDDQQSLQEILQSTFSNTLGGILDFMVPTAQAATPDIDIDSPAIRKLRASMSSRQSGLAAHYRAGALGFTNNGLVAVRDLKLIPLRERNKVKKMVADENGDRKALYAEIARANGQPQWEKNIRDTFSRVWVEEAPKGYWYQDGKGKWRQK; encoded by the coding sequence ATGTTGAAGCGCTTTATTGGTTATCCCTTCATGGCCCTGGGCCTGGTGGCCTGTGTCACGATCAATATCTATTTTCCGGCGGCTGCCGCGGAAGAGGCCGCGCGCACCATTGTACGCGACGTACTGGGTGAAGAGGCGAAGTCTGACCAGCAGAAGAGCGTACCCAAAGAGGAATCGAAGAAGGATGATCAACAGTCGCTGCAGGAGATACTCCAATCCACATTCTCCAATACCCTGGGTGGGATTCTCGATTTCATGGTGCCAACCGCACAGGCGGCCACACCTGATATCGATATAGACTCCCCGGCAATTCGCAAACTGCGCGCATCGATGTCGAGCCGGCAGAGCGGATTGGCGGCCCATTACCGGGCAGGCGCACTGGGATTCACCAATAACGGACTGGTGGCCGTACGGGATCTGAAACTGATACCGCTACGTGAACGCAATAAGGTGAAGAAAATGGTCGCGGATGAAAATGGCGACCGTAAGGCCCTGTACGCCGAGATCGCACGTGCCAATGGGCAGCCGCAGTGGGAAAAAAATATCCGTGACACGTTTTCCCGGGTGTGGGTGGAAGAGGCGCCTAAAGGGTATTGGTACCAGGACGGGAAGGGAAAATGGCGGCAAAAATAA
- a CDS encoding SPOR domain-containing protein has protein sequence MAKRSQATKQSVTTDKAKDTEQKENLIDLEDRAPTAALPNELNNKIGKIDSDLDDLRSQLSKTNRSVKTSLSHLSDKGSDLTTKVSETYQQLGSLDDAYKSLSEKSATISKDIKTVSKQINQVSEKSDSDIGLLSDGYQSLLARTDELAKKSKQTTQTLNKSIKDNAKMLQELESALVAEIDSLAKHSKERDQDLADKSDEISNDLTKAQDEIKSNQARLLKLQAVDQALEKRVTEVEGTAGDLTKKSRELSRSTTILNKRSSELSDAIDDLRARTEEHSEQITDLQERVEKGARALVSLIMLEKRHFRILGGMIVLLVLGLLVFMGTEYANWHSEAQTNTALQSDIVATNTHLAATDSQLSHLSTQTAETDSAIQSEISDINDRLITIGDQVDTLDGRVTNMRPHQTFGSDNTIHGFAWIAKQPGTNHTIHIATLSDKQEIYKLAERYHSHLKKDLAYLPVKSNNRQQYAMIYGNFSTAADAESALNRLPRMIQRHRPSVHSMGQVQSFIAE, from the coding sequence ATGGCCAAAAGATCTCAAGCAACCAAACAATCCGTCACCACCGACAAAGCTAAAGATACCGAACAGAAAGAGAACCTGATTGATTTAGAGGATAGAGCTCCCACTGCAGCATTACCGAATGAGCTCAACAACAAGATTGGTAAAATCGACTCTGACCTGGATGACCTCAGAAGTCAATTGAGCAAGACCAATCGCAGTGTAAAGACCAGCCTCTCACACCTGAGCGACAAGGGTAGCGATTTGACGACCAAGGTCTCCGAGACCTACCAGCAACTTGGTTCACTCGACGATGCCTACAAATCCCTGTCTGAGAAGTCCGCCACCATCAGCAAGGATATCAAGACCGTCTCAAAGCAGATCAATCAGGTCAGTGAAAAGTCGGACAGCGATATTGGATTGCTAAGCGATGGCTACCAGTCCCTGCTGGCCCGTACCGATGAGCTGGCGAAAAAATCGAAGCAGACCACTCAGACGCTGAATAAGAGCATCAAAGACAACGCCAAAATGCTGCAAGAGCTCGAAAGTGCACTGGTGGCTGAAATTGACAGCCTGGCCAAGCACAGCAAAGAGCGGGATCAAGACCTGGCTGACAAGAGTGATGAAATCAGCAATGACCTGACTAAGGCGCAGGATGAAATCAAATCCAACCAGGCCCGCCTGCTGAAATTGCAGGCAGTGGATCAGGCATTAGAGAAACGAGTGACCGAGGTAGAGGGTACAGCAGGGGATCTGACCAAGAAGAGCAGAGAGCTCTCGAGATCAACAACTATATTGAATAAACGCAGCTCTGAGCTTTCTGATGCGATAGATGATCTTCGGGCCCGTACGGAAGAGCATAGTGAGCAAATCACCGATCTTCAGGAGCGTGTTGAAAAAGGCGCCAGGGCATTGGTATCCCTGATAATGTTGGAAAAGCGCCATTTCCGCATCCTGGGGGGGATGATTGTACTGCTCGTTCTCGGCCTGCTCGTCTTCATGGGCACTGAATATGCCAACTGGCACTCTGAGGCACAAACCAACACAGCACTGCAATCGGATATTGTCGCGACCAATACCCATCTTGCCGCGACCGATTCTCAGCTGAGCCATCTCAGTACTCAGACAGCCGAAACGGATAGCGCCATACAGAGTGAAATATCCGATATTAACGACCGACTGATTACAATTGGCGATCAGGTGGACACCCTAGATGGGCGTGTCACCAATATGCGCCCGCATCAGACATTCGGTAGTGACAACACCATTCACGGTTTCGCATGGATCGCCAAGCAGCCAGGCACTAACCATACTATTCATATTGCCACACTGAGTGACAAGCAAGAGATCTACAAACTGGCGGAGCGTTATCACAGTCACCTGAAAAAAGACCTTGCGTACTTGCCTGTGAAGAGCAATAACAGACAACAATATGCGATGATTTACGGTAACTTTTCCACTGCTGCCGATGCCGAGTCAGCGCTGAACAGACTGCCAAGGATGATTCAAAGGCATCGTCCTTCAGTCCATTCGATGGGTCAGGTCCAGTCATTCATAGCGGAATAA
- a CDS encoding group II truncated hemoglobin, with the protein MLTGPNISREKLFLFLSGWLGGPDLYVEKYGHPRLRARHLPFSIGIEERDQWIYCMREALSAMDLDAKLQEELNQAFFRTADFMRNRDEEVRDTPFRIISSGKTQ; encoded by the coding sequence GTGTTAACAGGCCCTAATATATCACGTGAAAAGCTGTTCCTCTTTCTATCCGGCTGGTTGGGTGGCCCCGATCTCTATGTAGAGAAGTATGGTCATCCCAGGCTGCGTGCCAGGCATCTTCCTTTCAGTATCGGTATCGAGGAACGAGATCAGTGGATTTATTGTATGCGTGAGGCGCTGTCGGCGATGGATCTGGATGCAAAGCTGCAGGAAGAGCTCAACCAGGCATTCTTCAGAACGGCTGATTTCATGCGTAACCGGGATGAAGAGGTGCGGGATACGCCCTTCAGGATTATCTCTTCCGGCAAGACCCAGTGA
- a CDS encoding YbgA family protein, whose translation MSETSLYAERPAIGVSACLLGHNVRYDGGHKRDRYIVEKLGKHMEFLPICPEAAIGLGVPRPTIHLVGDIQHPRLVGVSDPNRDVTDKMKQFALKQAQELNHISGYILKKNSPSCGMERVKVYTDTGQQCIRKGTGVFAGVLMQQHPLLPIEEEGRLNDSVLKENFVNRVYVYHRWRKLLSTQLTPASLITFHTEHKYLVMAHSQAAYQRLGKLVANLPEKRFATITDDYIQELMNTLKRRVTRKRHVNVLQHIMGYLKECISRDDKAELSASIESYRRGETPLIVPITLLRHYFRLHPDSYMSKQVYLQPHPDSLGLRNSI comes from the coding sequence ATGAGCGAAACCAGCCTGTATGCAGAGCGGCCAGCAATCGGTGTCAGCGCCTGCCTGCTTGGGCACAATGTTCGCTATGATGGAGGGCATAAGCGGGATAGATACATCGTCGAAAAACTGGGAAAACATATGGAGTTTCTACCCATCTGCCCGGAAGCCGCAATCGGGCTCGGCGTCCCTCGTCCCACCATACATCTGGTCGGTGATATTCAGCACCCTCGCCTTGTCGGAGTCTCCGATCCCAACCGGGATGTCACTGACAAGATGAAACAATTTGCCCTCAAACAGGCTCAAGAACTGAACCACATCAGTGGTTATATATTGAAAAAGAACTCTCCCAGCTGTGGTATGGAGAGGGTGAAGGTGTACACTGATACCGGACAGCAATGCATAAGGAAAGGTACTGGTGTTTTTGCCGGAGTACTGATGCAACAACATCCTCTGCTTCCGATTGAGGAGGAGGGCCGTCTCAACGACAGCGTACTGAAAGAAAATTTCGTCAATCGTGTCTACGTCTATCACCGCTGGAGAAAGCTACTGTCTACACAGTTGACGCCCGCAAGCCTGATCACTTTCCACACTGAGCATAAATATCTGGTTATGGCTCACTCTCAGGCAGCCTATCAACGTCTTGGCAAACTCGTTGCCAATCTGCCTGAAAAGAGATTCGCTACGATTACCGATGATTATATTCAAGAGTTGATGAATACGCTGAAGCGTCGTGTCACCAGAAAAAGACACGTCAATGTACTGCAACATATCATGGGCTATCTGAAAGAGTGTATCAGTCGCGATGACAAAGCTGAATTATCGGCCAGCATCGAGTCCTACCGACGGGGCGAAACACCTCTCATCGTACCGATCACCTTGCTCAGGCACTACTTCAGGCTCCATCCTGACAGTTACATGTCAAAACAGGTCTATCTTCAGCCACACCCGGATTCCTTGGGACTCAGAAATAGCATTTGA
- a CDS encoding Crp/Fnr family transcriptional regulator: MLPDKLRILQEMPIFGGVSEATLNSILDKAKSVEVIKGGYFFREGDLDNSIYIIEQGEVAVYRYWNGNCYKLRELREGDCFGEMALMDCKPRSAEVVALVDSSAIQVTAAQLAELYNTDSDQYTLIYMNLGREVCRRLREADSRLFVQEVESGELT, encoded by the coding sequence ATGTTGCCTGATAAATTGCGAATCCTGCAGGAGATGCCGATATTTGGTGGTGTAAGTGAAGCAACACTCAATTCGATACTCGACAAGGCTAAGAGTGTTGAGGTGATTAAAGGTGGTTATTTTTTCCGTGAAGGTGATCTGGATAATTCCATATATATCATCGAACAGGGAGAGGTGGCAGTCTATCGTTACTGGAATGGAAACTGCTACAAACTGAGAGAACTGCGTGAGGGGGACTGCTTCGGCGAAATGGCGCTGATGGATTGCAAGCCACGCAGTGCAGAGGTTGTGGCGCTGGTGGACAGCAGCGCGATACAGGTGACGGCAGCACAATTGGCAGAACTTTATAATACGGATTCAGATCAGTATACATTGATCTATATGAACCTGGGCCGCGAAGTATGCAGACGTCTGAGAGAGGCGGATTCAAGGCTGTTTGTGCAAGAGGTCGAGTCTGGTGAACTAACCTGA
- a CDS encoding competence/damage-inducible protein A yields the protein MNDTFGLVIIGDEILIGSREDSHLAHFKQLLEHKGLRLSRCWLLPDEETSLIDHLSFSMAQADPVFVCGGIGATPDDLTRACAAAAADVPLALHPEAVALIEERYGMEARPNRIQMANLPHGAKLIPNPYNQIPGFSLNQHYFLPGFPQMAWPMAEWILDEYYPATNLTLNERSLQVLDTPESALVDIMKCFNERFPGIKLFSLPVLGENGYVELGIRGRGDLGQAFTGLQESLRAKQIPFR from the coding sequence ATGAATGACACATTTGGTCTTGTTATTATCGGAGATGAAATACTTATTGGTAGTAGAGAGGACAGTCATCTCGCTCATTTCAAGCAACTGCTAGAGCATAAAGGTCTGCGCTTAAGCCGATGCTGGTTGCTGCCGGATGAGGAAACCAGCCTGATCGATCATTTGAGTTTTTCCATGGCCCAGGCTGATCCTGTATTCGTCTGTGGTGGTATCGGTGCCACGCCGGATGATCTGACCCGGGCCTGTGCCGCCGCAGCTGCCGATGTCCCACTGGCACTTCACCCTGAGGCAGTCGCGTTGATTGAGGAGCGCTATGGAATGGAAGCCCGTCCAAACCGCATACAGATGGCGAATCTACCGCACGGTGCAAAGCTCATCCCCAATCCCTACAACCAGATCCCGGGCTTTTCTCTCAATCAGCACTATTTTTTACCTGGGTTTCCGCAGATGGCCTGGCCAATGGCCGAGTGGATATTGGATGAATACTATCCCGCAACAAATCTCACACTGAATGAACGCTCACTGCAAGTCCTCGACACACCTGAGAGTGCGCTTGTTGACATTATGAAGTGTTTCAACGAGCGTTTTCCCGGAATCAAACTCTTCAGCCTTCCAGTACTCGGTGAAAATGGATACGTTGAACTCGGTATTCGCGGCAGGGGCGATTTAGGGCAGGCTTTTACGGGCCTGCAAGAGAGCTTGCGGGCCAAGCAGATCCCTTTTCGCTGA
- a CDS encoding peroxiredoxin has protein sequence MFTRYSQLPFAVGVFSLSRAICQARVDQPAPGFSLSDQSGKLHGLDDYRGRWLVLYFYPKDDTPGCSKEACAFQDELARLNQMGVALLGISTDGVASHLRFSDKFNIAFPLLSDDTGEVAASYGALFKLGPVKLAKRHTVIIDPTGCIAKIFRKVDPKVHSDEVTQALASLI, from the coding sequence ATGTTCACTCGGTATTCACAGCTGCCATTTGCAGTGGGTGTATTCTCGCTCAGTCGGGCAATCTGCCAGGCCAGGGTAGATCAACCCGCACCGGGCTTCAGTTTGTCCGATCAGAGTGGAAAATTGCATGGCCTGGATGATTATCGCGGACGCTGGTTGGTACTCTATTTCTACCCTAAAGATGATACACCCGGCTGCAGCAAGGAGGCCTGTGCATTTCAAGATGAGTTGGCCCGGTTGAATCAAATGGGTGTCGCTTTACTGGGGATCAGTACGGATGGCGTGGCAAGCCATTTGCGGTTTTCAGATAAATTCAATATCGCTTTCCCTCTGCTGTCGGACGACACAGGAGAAGTTGCTGCCAGCTATGGCGCACTCTTTAAACTGGGACCAGTAAAACTGGCCAAGCGTCATACGGTAATTATTGATCCAACCGGTTGTATCGCCAAAATATTCCGTAAGGTTGATCCAAAAGTTCATAGTGACGAGGTAACCCAAGCCTTGGCCTCGTTAATATGA
- a CDS encoding NAD(P)H-binding protein, giving the protein MKVALLGGTGFVGHYLTEKLLQHGHMPRLLVREGSPHFSKQTQPFEWVRGDIEDNKTLRRLLTGVDAVIYNIGILRENPSKGITFEKLQYEWVVKTAELANDQQVKRFILMSANGVELGLTPYQKTKLAAEKHLPGSGLDWTVFRPSVIFGNPYGKLEFVTMLKRDIIDSPLPAPLFYEGLLPSNPGGFQLSPVHVEDVAECFVSCLDKPETFSDIYTLGGPQNLTWKEILTIIADTLGRRKLMLPVPAFAPTLAATALDRFPWFPISRDQIRMLLKGNICSGERIFNLCDIQPHSFDKETLNYIAAQPGEG; this is encoded by the coding sequence ATGAAGGTTGCACTACTGGGCGGCACTGGTTTTGTCGGACACTACCTGACAGAGAAATTACTGCAACATGGTCATATGCCCAGGCTGTTGGTCAGAGAGGGCTCGCCACATTTTTCCAAGCAAACTCAGCCTTTTGAGTGGGTACGCGGTGACATCGAGGACAACAAGACACTCCGTCGTCTGCTCACCGGGGTTGATGCCGTAATCTACAATATCGGGATTCTCAGAGAAAATCCCTCGAAGGGAATAACATTCGAAAAGCTCCAATATGAGTGGGTTGTCAAGACAGCCGAGCTGGCGAACGATCAGCAGGTGAAACGTTTTATACTGATGAGCGCCAATGGCGTCGAACTCGGATTGACACCCTATCAGAAGACAAAATTGGCAGCGGAAAAGCATCTTCCCGGCAGCGGTCTTGATTGGACTGTTTTTCGTCCTTCCGTAATCTTCGGGAATCCTTACGGAAAATTGGAATTCGTCACTATGCTGAAGCGGGACATCATAGACTCTCCCCTGCCCGCGCCACTTTTTTATGAAGGCCTGCTACCGTCCAATCCCGGCGGTTTTCAGCTGTCTCCAGTGCATGTCGAGGATGTCGCCGAGTGCTTTGTGTCATGCCTAGATAAGCCTGAGACTTTCAGCGATATCTATACCCTGGGAGGTCCACAGAACCTGACCTGGAAAGAGATACTGACCATCATTGCCGACACCCTCGGAAGAAGGAAACTTATGTTGCCAGTACCTGCTTTTGCACCCACCTTGGCGGCAACAGCACTCGATAGATTTCCATGGTTTCCAATCAGTCGCGACCAGATTCGCATGCTATTGAAAGGGAATATCTGCAGTGGCGAGAGAATCTTCAATCTCTGTGATATACAGCCTCATAGTTTTGACAAAGAGACCCTGAACTATATCGCTGCCCAACCCGGTGAAGGATAG
- the nhaA gene encoding Na+/H+ antiporter NhaA, with translation MEKEREYSSEISKWLQDFMRQDSSSGILLIFAAILAMILENSPLSWFYDALLDTPVEIRIGELQLAKPLLLWINDGLMAVFFMLIGLEVKREFLEGELSRLDQIILPGLGAIGGMLVPAAIYFWLNQSDPVALNGWAIPAATDIAFALGIISLLGKRVPVSLRVFLMALAIFDDLGAIIIIAIFYTADLSLASLIIAVAAIVVLFVLNMLHVTRVSAYVMVGVILWVAVLKSGVHATLAGVILGLMIPIKDPKNSDRSPLREVEHGLHQWVAILIVPLFAFANAGVSLSGLTFDALLEPIPLGIAAGLFVGKQIGIMLFCGVAIVLGFAKLPNGASWSGFYATTILCGIGFTMSLFIASLAFEQGGTSSIIMGDRLGILLGSGLSAVIGYLILKIFNPSNREASS, from the coding sequence ATGGAAAAAGAGAGAGAGTATTCATCGGAAATATCCAAGTGGCTGCAGGATTTCATGCGCCAGGATTCCTCCAGCGGAATCCTTCTGATATTCGCCGCTATCTTGGCGATGATACTCGAGAACTCGCCTTTGAGTTGGTTCTATGATGCGTTACTGGATACACCGGTTGAGATTCGCATCGGTGAGCTGCAACTTGCAAAACCGCTGTTGTTATGGATCAACGACGGTTTGATGGCCGTATTCTTCATGTTGATCGGACTCGAAGTGAAGCGCGAGTTTCTTGAAGGTGAACTCTCCCGTCTCGATCAGATCATTCTACCCGGATTGGGTGCTATCGGCGGCATGCTGGTCCCGGCTGCTATCTATTTCTGGCTGAATCAGAGTGATCCGGTAGCGTTGAATGGCTGGGCAATACCCGCAGCTACGGATATAGCCTTCGCTCTTGGAATCATATCTCTATTGGGGAAACGTGTACCTGTCTCACTTCGGGTCTTTTTAATGGCGCTGGCGATTTTTGATGACCTGGGTGCAATTATCATCATCGCTATTTTTTACACTGCAGACCTCTCGCTTGCCAGTCTGATTATCGCCGTGGCGGCGATCGTCGTCCTCTTTGTCCTGAATATGCTGCATGTGACCCGGGTCTCAGCCTATGTGATGGTCGGTGTGATTCTCTGGGTGGCGGTATTGAAATCGGGTGTACATGCCACCCTGGCCGGTGTGATTCTCGGACTCATGATTCCTATCAAAGATCCCAAAAACAGCGATCGCTCACCTCTCCGTGAGGTGGAGCATGGGCTGCATCAATGGGTGGCAATATTGATTGTACCCCTGTTTGCATTTGCCAATGCAGGTGTTTCTTTGTCAGGTTTGACCTTTGATGCTCTGTTGGAACCCATACCCTTGGGCATTGCGGCAGGACTCTTTGTTGGCAAGCAGATTGGTATCATGCTGTTTTGCGGTGTTGCCATCGTGCTTGGCTTTGCCAAACTGCCGAACGGGGCCAGCTGGTCGGGTTTTTATGCCACCACAATTTTGTGCGGAATCGGTTTCACCATGAGCCTCTTTATCGCTTCGCTGGCATTTGAACAGGGTGGAACAAGCAGCATTATCATGGGTGACCGGCTCGGCATATTGCTCGGTTCCGGTCTCTCGGCGGTCATCGGTTATCTGATATTGAAAATATTCAATCCGTCAAACCGCGAAGCCTCTTCATAG
- a CDS encoding class III poly(R)-hydroxyalkanoic acid synthase subunit PhaC: MQPFNIRPDQLAEEMYDYSRKLGKGVENLLNSEKIDTGVTPKVEVYREDKLRLYRYESPADVVQSSVPTLIVYALVNRPYMTDIQENRSTVRNLLAAGQDVYLIDWGYPDEADRAMTMDDYINGYLDRCVDVIRKRHKLDKINILGICQGGAFSLCYTSLHPDKVKNLITMVTPVDFQTPDNMLSAWVQEMDVDLLIDTLGNVPGELLNWTFLSLKPFSLTGQKYLSMVDVLEDEDKLKNFLRMEKWIFDSPDQAGETFRQFVKDFYQKNGFLEGGVTIGDRPIDLKNVTCPVLNIYAEQDHLVPPDSSRALRNLTGSKDYTELSFPGGHIGIYVSGKAQKQVPPAIGKWLDERS, translated from the coding sequence GTGCAACCATTTAACATACGCCCCGATCAGCTGGCCGAAGAGATGTATGACTACAGCCGCAAGCTGGGTAAAGGGGTCGAGAATCTTTTGAATTCCGAGAAGATCGATACGGGTGTTACACCCAAAGTAGAGGTCTACCGGGAAGATAAATTACGGCTCTATCGCTATGAGTCGCCCGCCGATGTAGTACAGAGCTCCGTACCGACATTGATTGTCTATGCATTGGTTAACCGCCCCTATATGACGGATATTCAGGAGAATCGTTCGACCGTGCGCAATCTCCTTGCGGCGGGACAGGATGTCTACCTGATAGATTGGGGATATCCCGATGAGGCGGATCGGGCGATGACCATGGATGACTATATCAACGGTTATTTGGACCGCTGTGTGGATGTGATCCGCAAGCGCCATAAACTCGATAAGATCAATATTCTGGGGATCTGTCAGGGTGGCGCTTTCAGCCTCTGTTACACCTCACTGCATCCAGACAAAGTCAAAAATCTGATCACCATGGTCACACCGGTCGATTTTCAGACCCCTGACAATATGCTCTCCGCGTGGGTTCAGGAAATGGATGTGGATCTTTTGATCGACACCCTGGGCAATGTGCCGGGTGAACTCCTGAACTGGACTTTTCTCTCACTCAAGCCTTTCAGCCTCACCGGTCAGAAATATCTGAGTATGGTGGATGTGTTGGAGGACGAGGATAAGCTGAAGAACTTCCTGCGCATGGAGAAATGGATCTTCGACAGCCCGGATCAGGCGGGCGAGACTTTCAGGCAATTCGTGAAGGATTTTTATCAGAAGAACGGTTTTCTTGAGGGCGGTGTGACAATCGGTGACCGCCCGATAGATTTGAAGAATGTTACCTGTCCCGTACTCAATATCTATGCCGAACAGGACCACCTGGTGCCGCCCGATTCCTCCCGTGCACTGCGCAACCTGACCGGCAGCAAGGACTACACCGAGCTCTCCTTCCCGGGTGGCCACATCGGTATCTATGTCAGTGGAAAGGCGCAAAAGCAGGTGCCGCCGGCAATCGGCAAGTGGCTGGATGAGCGTTCCTGA